The nucleotide sequence ATTCTCCCAACGACGGCAAGTGGTGGTCGCACATGGGATGGATTCTGACTGGCCGCTCGATGCACCACGACACGACCACTCTTTCCCGCTACGTGCCGGATCTGACCAAAGATAAAGTCCATGTCTGGTTGACCAAGTATCACTACACTTCGAACATCATTGTGGCAGTGATCCTGTACGCGATCGGCGGACTGCCGTTCCTGTTCTGGGGCGTTTTCATGCGCGTCGTCGTAGGGCTGCACGCGACCTGGATGGTCAACTCGGTTACGCACATGTGGGGATCGCGCCGCTTCGCAACCAAAGACCTTTCGACCAACAATTTCGTGGTCGCGCTGATGACGTTCGGCGAAGGCTGGCATAACAATCACCACGCGCATCCGGTCTCCGCGCGTCATGGCCTGACCTGGTACGAAATTGATCTCAACTGGTACGGCATCTGGGCGCTGAAGAAACTCGGATTGGCCCGGCACATCTACAAGATCAATCTCGATAACCTGCCTCCGAAGCCGGCCCTGACTCGCGACCTCAATGCAGCCAGTCTCGCAGCCGCCGCCGGGAACGACTAGGGAATCGGGTGTCAGGTCTCAGCTGTTAGGTGGCAGGAAAACCTGCCGCCCCCAGCTCTTTCCAAATCGATTGACGGATGCGTGTGCCTTCCTCGAGTTTCCTGAGACCTGACACCTGACACCTGCTCTTCTACAATCTCCTTGTGCGGATTATCTCGCGGCAAAGGGCGATCTATTTTGCGATCACGCTGGGCGTTTGCCTGGTGGTGGCGGCCACTGCGCTCAACGTGGGCTGGATCATCCTCAACTGGCGCGAGGGGATCAAACTCTTTCTAGGAGCAATCCTTTTTCTCGGAATCATTGCCGGACTTGTGTTGAATACAATTTTTCTGGTCCGCGAGATTCGCCGCAATGAACAGCACGACAGCTTTATCAACGCGGTGACTCACGAACTGAAGACGCCAATCGCGTCCATCCGGCTCTACCTTCAGACTCTGCAACGCCGCGAAGTGGATGCGGAACAGCGCCGCGAGTTTTATCAGTCGATGCTGCTCGATACCGAACGCCTGATGCACACAGTCGAGCAGGTTCTGAAAGCCGGAGAGGCCGCGCAGCGTAAGCGTCCCGCTCATCTGTCTCCGCTGGAGTTCAATGGGCTGGTGCGGGAGTGTATCGATCTTGCTCGATCCCGGCATCACTTGCAGCCCGAGGCTCTTGAATATAGGGAGTCGCTGAATGGAACGGGATCAGCCGAAGTAGAAGGCGATCCAGAGGAATTGCGGACGGCCGTTTCCAACCTGCTCGACAATGCAGTGAAGTATTCGCCCGACGTCGTTCAGATTGCCGTCGAATTGGAGGTGCCCGATGCTGACCACGTCGTGTTGCGCGTACGCGATCATGGCGTCGGCATCCCGCAGCATGAACTGAAACGCATCTTCAAACGGTTTTACCGGGTGGCGCAGCGTTCGCGGTCGCGGGTGAAGGGCACAGGGCTCGGCCTGTTCATCGTGCGAGCGATCGCCCGCAGGCATGGTGGAAAAGTGTTTGCGCAAAGCGAAGGGCTGGGGAAGGGAACAACCGTGACTCTCGAATTGCCCCGGAGGGCGGCATGAGCCGCGTTCTAGTAGTCGAAGATGAAGCTCACCTCGCGCAGGGACTCCGCTTCAATCTGGAAGCCGAAGGTCATGCCGTGGAAGTTTCGGGAGACGGCGAATCTGCCCTGGCGCGACTGGTCGAGAAGCACGAACCGTTCGACGCGATGGTCCTGGACGTGATGTTGCCAGGAAAGAGTGGCTTCACGGTCGCCGAAGAGTTGCGCCAGCGAAAGAACTATATTCCGATTCTGATGTTGACGGCCCGCGGGCGAGCGGAAGACGTACTCCAAGGCTTTGCGTCGGGTGCCGACGACTACCTTCCCAAACCGTTTGAACTTCCCATCCTGATCGCACGCCTCGACGGCCTGCTGCGCCGAACTTCCTGGATGCGGGAGTCTGTGCCGCACGCTCCCGTGCACAAGGACGACCCGGCGAGTTCCGGGACACAGGGACGGCCTGACGTGTTTAGCTTCGATGGCATGACGATCGATTTCGGCGAACTCGAACTGCGCACGCTCGGGAATACCATCCACCTGACGTTGATGGAAGCAGAGTTTCTGCGCCATCTGATCCGCAACAATGGAAAGGTGGTGTCACGAAAATCGATCCTCGAGGAAGTCTGGGGCCTGCGGGAAGACACCGACACGCGCGCAATCGATAACTTCGTGGTGCGCCTGCGGAGGTATATCGAGGAAGACCCGTCCCAGCCCAAGCACTTACAGACCGTTCGCGGTGTGGGTTATCGGTTTGTGGCGGAGCCGGAATAGGTCGTCAACCCCTCATTCCAGTTATTCGTTAAATGGTCGCCTGGTGAACCGCGTTTGCAGTTGCCGCCATACGGTATACTCTCTGGTCCTTCAGAACCGTGACGCGTGTTGACCCTGCCGAAAGAGTTTTGCGGAGCAACGCACTTCGTCCGGCAAGCGCTGGCAGGTTTGTGAATTTGAGTTGTCCAGAGGGGGAGTTGTGCGTTTTATTCCAACGGAAGCAAAATTTTTCGAGCTTTTTGCCGAACTCTCAGGCTACCTCACCGAGGGTGCAAAACTTCTGCGCGGCATCCTCGAAGATCCTTATGACCTGGATATGCGCGTCGAACAAGTCCAGGCGATTGAGCACAAGGGCGACCGTGCGACCCACGCCATCATCACCAAACTCAATCAGAGTTTCATCACTCCATTCGACCGCGAGGACATTCACAAACTTGCTTCCTCGCTCGATGACGTTCTTGACTTCACCAACGCTGCCGCCAACCGGCTCGTCATGTACAAAATTACGCAGCCGCCTCCCGCCGCTTCCGAACTCGCGGGCCTGATCGTGCTGCAGTGCGAGGAACTCGCGCAGGGTGTGTCTTTGCTTGAGAAGAATGGCGCAGTCATGAAGCATTGTGAAGAAGTGAACCGCCTGGAAGACGAAGCGGACCACGTCAGCCGAAGGGCGATTGCATCGCTGTTCGACGGCGAAAAGGATCCCATTAAGCTCATCAAGCTCAAGGAACTCTTCGAGGTTCTGGAAGTGGCTACGGACAAAGCGGAAGACGCGGCCAACGTCCTGGAAGCGATCGTTCTCAAGAGCGCCTAGTTTCACATTTGCGGTTACGGAATATCCTGGAGGCCACGCGTTCCGGTGCATACCGACGTTCTGCTTGTCCTGATTACGATCCTGGTCGCGCTCATCTTTGATTTCGTGAATGGATTTCACGATTCGGCGAACAGCATCGCCACCGTCGTTTCCACTCGTGTTCTCTCTCCCAAACTTGCCGTATTGTGGGCCGCGGCGTTTAACTTCCTCGCCGCATTTTTTCTTGGAACCGCCGTCGCTAAGACCATCGGCAGCGGCATGATTCATCTCGAATTTGTGGATCAGTACGTAGTCCTCGCTGGTCTGTTCGGCGCCATCGTTTGGGACTTGCTGACCTGGTGGTGGGGCTTGCCCACTTCTTCCTCGCATGCATTAATCGGCGGATATGCGGGGGCGGCCATGACGAATGCCGCTCTCCACCATGGAATCGGTTCAATCTTCTCTGTCGTCATTCCACATGGCTGGTATAAAACCCTGATCTTCATCGCGGTTGCACCCATGATCGGACTGGTTCTCGGGTTCCTCTTCATGGTGTCAGTGCATTGGATTTTCCGCCGTTCCGCGCCCCAACCGGTTGACCACCTGTTCCGCAGGCTGCAACTGCTTTCTGCCGCTGCCTACAGCCTGGGACACGGCGCCAACGACGCCCAGAAGACCATGGGGATCATCGCTGGTGCTTTGTACACCGGCGGATTCATGACCAAGTCCGACATGCTCGGCGGCTGGGGCGGGTTTCATTGGCCCATCATTCTGGGTGCGCATGCTGCGATCGCCCTCGGAACCTACTTTGGCGGCTGGCGTATCGTCAAGACCATGGGCCAGAAGATCACCAAGCTGAAGCCCGTCGGAGGTTTCTGCGCTGAGACTGCCGGCGCCATCACGCTTTTTGCCACCGCCGTGGCCGGTATCCCCGTGAGCACGACCCACACCATCACCGGCGCGATCGTAGGAGTCGGCGCCGTCCAACGCCTTTCCGCTGTCCGCTGGGGGATCGCCGGCCGCATCATCTGGGCCTGGGTATTCACGATCCCCGCTGCCGCTCTTCTGGCCGCAGTAACCTTCGCAATCATGAATCGCTTTGCCTGAGTTTGGAATAGACCTCGGACTACCATTGTGTTCTGCCGCGAAAAATATTTGTTTTTGTAGGGCGGTGAGGTCAACGCCGTGGCGAAGAGGGTCAAGAAGCGAACGACGAGCGACGCTTCTAGTGTTGCTTGGCGGAGGAACTCATCGCCAGTTCCCGGAACAATCCCAAAACCTGCGCGGCGGTATTCTCGTCCGACAGGGTTTCGAGCGCGACGGTGGCGGTGAAGTGCGGAGAAGTAGGATTGAAGCGGACGTTCAGGAAATCCTTGTCGCGCCACGCCGTGAGCGCGTTGATCACGGCAGTAAGTTCCGGCGGCCAAGAGTCCTTCGTCGTCAGTACGACTGGGCCGGGACGACTCAGTGTCCACGTGCGGGTCTGGGAGGCACTGTCTTTTGCGGAGTGACCGGACCAGCGGCGTCGGATTACGTCCAGGTGGAAGCCGGGCGGAAACCCCATGTCGGCTTCGAAAGTCAGGGTTTCGGACTGTTTCCGCCAGCGACTTAGAAACCACTGTACGGGAAACGGGCGAGGCTGCAATCGAACGGTGAGGCGGGCGTCTTCAAACCAGCGCGAAGACAAGCGGAGCGTGGCTTTCAATTGCGTGCTGCCAGCCTTCCATTTCGGTTCGAGAACGCGTCCTTTGCCGAGGCAGGCGCCCTGTACCCAGTGCAGCAAAGCGGTTCCGCGGCGCCGGTTGTAGACCACAAACCAGCCGTACCACAGCAGCAGCAATGCTGCCGCTACGCCGAGATCGATCAGGAAGAAGCGCCCCACGGTACCCTCTGCTCCGGAAATCCTACGTCTATGGATGCAACAGCGCAAGAGGTAGTTAGAGAAAATCAGCAGGTCGGATTTTTTCGGATTCTCCCGCTAGAATAGCGGCGTGTCATTCCATATCCGGCCCTTCCAAAAAACGGATTTCGAAGCGTTATGGCAGATGGATCAGATCTGCTTTGATCCACTGCTCGCGTATTCGCGTCCGGAACTGGCGATTTATATGCGCCGTCCGGGGGCGTTCACGCTGGTGGCGGAATCCTTGGACGAAGGCGATAGCACAAAGGTCGCGCGCGCGATCTTGGGATTCATCGTCGCCGAGCCGCGTCGCCGGACAGGGCACATCATCACCATTGACGTTCTGCCGACCACAAGACGTTCGGGAATCGGTTCGTCTTTGTTGCAGGCGGCGGAAGATCGGTTGCAGGCAGCCGGCGCACTGGTGGTGGAACTGGAAACCGCGGTAAACAATGCCGCCGCCATCCAGTTTTACAAGCGCAAAGAATATTTCGTGGAAAAGACTGTCCCCGGCTACTATTCCAACCATCTGGACGCGTTGGTGATGCGCAAGGATTTGGTCACCGTCGCGAACAAGCTGTAGAGACGGGGCTTGCCCCGTCTCCTGTTGCGATGAAATACGAACGGGCCCTATGGGCATGTTGCTGCCAGAGACGCGGCAATCCGCGTCTCTACCAGTTGTTCTTCTTAGCTTGCGGTAATGTTGGAACCGGAAAATCTATTCATGAAAATTGCCATTCAGGGTGAACTCGGGTCGTTCAGTCATCAGGCGGCCGAAACGATGTTGCCGGGAGCAAAGATTGTCCCGTGCGCGCGTTCTTTGGAAGTGTTTGACCGCGTTGGCAAAGGCACGGTCGGTGGCGCCGTGATCCCGATCGAGAATTCGCTGGCGGGATCGGTGGCCGAACACTTCGATCTTTTGTTGAGCCGTGAGGTCCATATTGTCAGCGAATTTCGGCTGCGGATCGTGCACAACCTGATTGCCGCGCCGGGCGTGAAGTTTGGCGACATCCGCAAGGTCTATTCCCATCCCATCGCAATCGAACAGTGTCGCGATCTGTTTGCGAAGTATCCCAAACTGGAGCCAACGCCGTTTTATGACACGGCAGGCAGCGTTAAGCACGTGGTTGGTAACGGACTCCGCGATGCTGCGGGAATCGCCAGCCGCCGTGCCGCTGAAGTGTATGCAGGGAAGATCCTCAAAGCCGGCATCGAGGATGACAAGAAGAACTTCACGCGTTTCTTTTCGATTCACCGCGGCCTTGCCCAAGGCGGAAGATCGCGCGCAAGTCGCAAGGCTGGGAAGACATCCCTTGCCTTTGTCGTGCGCAATATACCCGGCGCATTGTTCAAGGCGCTCAGCGTGTTTGCACTGCGCGATATCAGCCTGACGAAAATCGAATCTCGCCCGATGCGCGGACGTCCCTGGGAGTACGTGTTCTTTGTGGACCTGCTCCGTGGCGACGATGAAGCGGCGCGCAACGCGTTGCATCATCTCGGGGAAGTGGCTGAACTGGTGAAAGTCCTCGGAATTTATCCTCCTGCCTGATGTGACGGATGCAGTCCGGTCACGTGGCTACGTCACAGTGAGCAGTGACGGGCTCCACCGTCTTTCCTATTTTGCTGACCTAGTCTGAAATTGGACTGCAAGCAGTCTGGAGCCCCAGGAGGACTTCCATGCGTCATATGAGATTTGCAGGGATTGTTGTTGTAAGTTGCATTCTTGTGCTGTGTGCCTTTGCCGTAGCTGGCCAGAATCCGATGGGAGTGGCGAACCGGTATCAAGTGAGCTTCACCGAACAGGTCTGGATTGCCGACACCATGCTTCCCGTAGGCGACTACGAAATTCGGCATGTGATGGAAGGCCAAGATCACATCATGATTTTCCGGCAATTGAAAGTTCGCAAGCCGGCCGAAGTTCGAGCGAAATGTACGTTGGTGCCGTTGCAGGAGAAAGCCTCGGATACGCAGAAGATCTACACCCTCAACGCGGCTAATCAACGGGTACTGCACGAGTTAATTTTCAAAGGCGACCTCGCCCGGCACGTGTTTTAGATCTAAGTGAGCCCGTTTTGACCGGCAGGGAGCGCACCATTCCGGGCGCTCCCGCCACCCTGGGCCTACCCCAGGGGTCACGCACCCTTGTGTGTCTTGCAAAAAACCTAAAAACGTCTAGAATTCAACGGCCTAGAGCAAAGCCCTGCATCTTTTTTGCGAATGGGATCATCCAAGGTTGAGTGAAAGTCACTCAAGGTCAAAGTATGACGAAATCAGATCAGACCGAAATCACTACTTACGATACTTCGGGACGTTCCTTGCCCATTCTGCCGGTGCGCGACACGGTGTTGTTTCCGCACGCGGTTTTGCCGCTGACGGTGGGTCGCGACAGTTCAGTCCAGTTAATCAACTCGCTGGGTGAGGACAAAACGATTGTGGTGGTCGCACAGCGCGAAGCGCGCGTGGACGCCCCTCAGCCTACCGACCTGTACACCGTGGGGACGCTCGCAATTGTCCACAAAGTGGTCAAGATGCCGAACCAAAGCCTGTTCGTGTTCGCGGAAGGCCTGGAGCGTGTGCGGCTGACGGAGTTTTCGCAGCTCACGCCGTTCATGCGCGCGCAGGTGGAGACCATCCCGGAAACTATTCCGCCCAAGAATTCTGAAATCGAAGCGCTGCAGCGCAATGTGCTGACCCTGTTTCAGCAGATCGTTGCCGGTTCGCCGACGCTTTCGGATGAACTCTCGACGGTCGCGATGAATATTGAAGAGCCGGGACGCCTGGTGGATTTCATCGCCTCGTCGCTTCCGTCGCTTAGTACGTCCGACAAGCAGGACACGCTCGAGACTACGGACGTTCGCACCCGTCTTGAAAAAGTGAATCAGCATCTCGCGAAGGAGCTGGAAGTTCAGCAACTGCGCAACAAGATCCAGTCCGAAGTACAAGACCGCGTGCAGCAGACCCAGCGGGAGTACTACCTGCGCGAGCAAATGAAGGCGATCCAGAAAGAACTGGGCGAGCAGGATGAAGGCGCGCGCGATACGGAAGATTTGAAGGCGAAGATCGAATCCGCCGGCATGCCCGACGACGTGAAGAAAGAAGCGCTGAAGGAACTCGGACGCCTTTCTCGCATGTCGCCGATGGCTGCCGACTACTCGGTGACTCGGAACTATATCGAGTGGCTCGCGGTATTGCCGTGGGAGAAGACTTCAGGCGGCGCGATTGAAATTCCGAAAGCGAAAGAGATTCTCGACGCCGATCACTACGATTTGCAGAAGGTGAAAGACCGCATTCTCGACTACCTGTCCGTGCGCCGGTTGAAGCCGTCGATGAAGGGGCCGATTCTCTGCTTTGTCGGACCTCCCGGAGTAGGCAAGACCTCGCTTGGTAAATCGATCGCGCGGGCGCTGGGGCGCAAGTTCGTGCGTTTGTCCCTCGGCGGCGTGCATGATGAAGCCGAGATCCGCGGACACCGTCGTACGTACATCGGAGCTTTGCCCGGACAGATCATTCAAGGCATTCGCCGCGCGGAGACCAAAGATCCGGTCTTCATGCTCGATGAAATCGATAAGGTCGGGCGCGATTTCCGTGGCGATCCAGCGTCGGCGTTGCTGGAAGCGCTTGATCCTGAGCAGAACTCGACTTTCCGCGACAACTATTTGGATGTGACGTTCGATCTTTCGAAGGTTCTGTTCATTACGACCGCGAATATGCTCGACCCGATCGCGGAGCCGTTGCGCGATCGTATGGAGATCATCGAACTGCAGGGATACACGGAAGAAGAAAAAGTTCATATCTCGTTCCAGTACCTGATTCCGCGCCAGATTGAAGAAAACGGAATCACGCAGGAGCAGATTGAATTTCCTCCCGAATCGGTGAGCTTCGTGATTCGTCACTACACGCGCGAAGCCGGAGTCCGCAACCTGGAACGTACGATCGGGACGATCTGCCGCAAGCAGGCGCGCCGGCTGGCGGAAGGGAAGACGGAGAAACTGGTCGTCACCAAGGAAATCATTGTGGAATTTCTGGGTGGGATCAAGATTCGCAGCGAAGGCGAAATTGCCGAGCGCACGAAACGAGCGGGCGTGGTGGTTGGGCTGGCGTGGACGCCGTCTGGCGGCGACGTGCTGTTTGTCGAAGCGAACCTGATGAAAGGCAAAGGCGGTCTCACGATTACCGGCCAGATTCAGGACGTGATGCGCGAGTCCATGCAGGCTGGCCTGAGTTGGGTACGCTCGAACGCCTCGCAATTGGGAATCGACGAAGAATTTTTCGCCACCCATGACATCCACATTCACGTGCCGGCGGGAGCAATCCCCAAGGACGGTCCGTCGGCGGGCGTGACGATTGTGACAGCACTGGTCTCGTTGTTAACGGGCCGGCAGGTTCGTCCGTTGACCGCAATGACTGGGGAAATCACCTTGAGCGGCAATGTGCTTCCGGTGGGCGGAATCAAAGAAAAGGTTCTCGCCGCCAAGCGCGCAGGGGTGCATGACGTAATTCTGCCCGCAGACAACCAGACCAACGTCGAGGAAGACCTGACGCCGGAACAATTGCTAGGACTGACTCCGCACTACGTCAAGACCATTGACGAGGTCCTGGAGTTCGCACTCCCGACCTCGGAGAAAGAAGTACGCCAGGACGCAGAAGAGCGCGAGAAAGTCCTGAGTACGCAGAATGCGTAGAGACAGTGCTTAGTGATTCGTTGTTAGTGATTTGAAAGTCCGCGACGCAGAGACGAGGCAAGCCTCGTCTCTTTTTTTGCGTCGACCTGAACCCTTATTCCGTCGCCGCGTGCGGCACGCGGTTCTCCACCGGTTTGACTGTCTTCAGGTAGGCGAATATCGCTTTCAGATCCTCGTCGGTCATGCGCCGATAGCCATCCCACGGCATGATCGGATTCAAGGGCCGCCCCATCACAGATCCAGTTCGCAGAGCTTCGACAAACCGGTTTTCGTCGTAGTAGG is from Acidobacteriota bacterium and encodes:
- a CDS encoding fatty acid desaturase, with translation MDREHQSEAGINWGTAIAMAFFHVGAIAALFFFTWKALFVAMFLWWISGSLGIGMSYHRLLTHRGYKTPKWVEYFLTWCATLALEGGPIFWVATHRIHHQFSDEHGDPHSPNDGKWWSHMGWILTGRSMHHDTTTLSRYVPDLTKDKVHVWLTKYHYTSNIIVAVILYAIGGLPFLFWGVFMRVVVGLHATWMVNSVTHMWGSRRFATKDLSTNNFVVALMTFGEGWHNNHHAHPVSARHGLTWYEIDLNWYGIWALKKLGLARHIYKINLDNLPPKPALTRDLNAASLAAAAGND
- a CDS encoding sensor histidine kinase — its product is MRIISRQRAIYFAITLGVCLVVAATALNVGWIILNWREGIKLFLGAILFLGIIAGLVLNTIFLVREIRRNEQHDSFINAVTHELKTPIASIRLYLQTLQRREVDAEQRREFYQSMLLDTERLMHTVEQVLKAGEAAQRKRPAHLSPLEFNGLVRECIDLARSRHHLQPEALEYRESLNGTGSAEVEGDPEELRTAVSNLLDNAVKYSPDVVQIAVELEVPDADHVVLRVRDHGVGIPQHELKRIFKRFYRVAQRSRSRVKGTGLGLFIVRAIARRHGGKVFAQSEGLGKGTTVTLELPRRAA
- a CDS encoding response regulator transcription factor encodes the protein MSRVLVVEDEAHLAQGLRFNLEAEGHAVEVSGDGESALARLVEKHEPFDAMVLDVMLPGKSGFTVAEELRQRKNYIPILMLTARGRAEDVLQGFASGADDYLPKPFELPILIARLDGLLRRTSWMRESVPHAPVHKDDPASSGTQGRPDVFSFDGMTIDFGELELRTLGNTIHLTLMEAEFLRHLIRNNGKVVSRKSILEEVWGLREDTDTRAIDNFVVRLRRYIEEDPSQPKHLQTVRGVGYRFVAEPE
- a CDS encoding DUF47 domain-containing protein yields the protein MSRGGVVRFIPTEAKFFELFAELSGYLTEGAKLLRGILEDPYDLDMRVEQVQAIEHKGDRATHAIITKLNQSFITPFDREDIHKLASSLDDVLDFTNAAANRLVMYKITQPPPAASELAGLIVLQCEELAQGVSLLEKNGAVMKHCEEVNRLEDEADHVSRRAIASLFDGEKDPIKLIKLKELFEVLEVATDKAEDAANVLEAIVLKSA
- a CDS encoding inorganic phosphate transporter; translation: MHTDVLLVLITILVALIFDFVNGFHDSANSIATVVSTRVLSPKLAVLWAAAFNFLAAFFLGTAVAKTIGSGMIHLEFVDQYVVLAGLFGAIVWDLLTWWWGLPTSSSHALIGGYAGAAMTNAALHHGIGSIFSVVIPHGWYKTLIFIAVAPMIGLVLGFLFMVSVHWIFRRSAPQPVDHLFRRLQLLSAAAYSLGHGANDAQKTMGIIAGALYTGGFMTKSDMLGGWGGFHWPIILGAHAAIALGTYFGGWRIVKTMGQKITKLKPVGGFCAETAGAITLFATAVAGIPVSTTHTITGAIVGVGAVQRLSAVRWGIAGRIIWAWVFTIPAAALLAAVTFAIMNRFA
- a CDS encoding GNAT family N-acetyltransferase; its protein translation is MSFHIRPFQKTDFEALWQMDQICFDPLLAYSRPELAIYMRRPGAFTLVAESLDEGDSTKVARAILGFIVAEPRRRTGHIITIDVLPTTRRSGIGSSLLQAAEDRLQAAGALVVELETAVNNAAAIQFYKRKEYFVEKTVPGYYSNHLDALVMRKDLVTVANKL
- the pheA gene encoding prephenate dehydratase, with product MKIAIQGELGSFSHQAAETMLPGAKIVPCARSLEVFDRVGKGTVGGAVIPIENSLAGSVAEHFDLLLSREVHIVSEFRLRIVHNLIAAPGVKFGDIRKVYSHPIAIEQCRDLFAKYPKLEPTPFYDTAGSVKHVVGNGLRDAAGIASRRAAEVYAGKILKAGIEDDKKNFTRFFSIHRGLAQGGRSRASRKAGKTSLAFVVRNIPGALFKALSVFALRDISLTKIESRPMRGRPWEYVFFVDLLRGDDEAARNALHHLGEVAELVKVLGIYPPA
- the lon gene encoding endopeptidase La, with the protein product MTKSDQTEITTYDTSGRSLPILPVRDTVLFPHAVLPLTVGRDSSVQLINSLGEDKTIVVVAQREARVDAPQPTDLYTVGTLAIVHKVVKMPNQSLFVFAEGLERVRLTEFSQLTPFMRAQVETIPETIPPKNSEIEALQRNVLTLFQQIVAGSPTLSDELSTVAMNIEEPGRLVDFIASSLPSLSTSDKQDTLETTDVRTRLEKVNQHLAKELEVQQLRNKIQSEVQDRVQQTQREYYLREQMKAIQKELGEQDEGARDTEDLKAKIESAGMPDDVKKEALKELGRLSRMSPMAADYSVTRNYIEWLAVLPWEKTSGGAIEIPKAKEILDADHYDLQKVKDRILDYLSVRRLKPSMKGPILCFVGPPGVGKTSLGKSIARALGRKFVRLSLGGVHDEAEIRGHRRTYIGALPGQIIQGIRRAETKDPVFMLDEIDKVGRDFRGDPASALLEALDPEQNSTFRDNYLDVTFDLSKVLFITTANMLDPIAEPLRDRMEIIELQGYTEEEKVHISFQYLIPRQIEENGITQEQIEFPPESVSFVIRHYTREAGVRNLERTIGTICRKQARRLAEGKTEKLVVTKEIIVEFLGGIKIRSEGEIAERTKRAGVVVGLAWTPSGGDVLFVEANLMKGKGGLTITGQIQDVMRESMQAGLSWVRSNASQLGIDEEFFATHDIHIHVPAGAIPKDGPSAGVTIVTALVSLLTGRQVRPLTAMTGEITLSGNVLPVGGIKEKVLAAKRAGVHDVILPADNQTNVEEDLTPEQLLGLTPHYVKTIDEVLEFALPTSEKEVRQDAEEREKVLSTQNA